A single genomic interval of Streptomyces sp. NBC_00663 harbors:
- a CDS encoding heavy metal translocating P-type ATPase has translation MTTTATGAPSEAASSEVELAIGGMTCASCAARIEKKLNRMDGVTATVNYATEKAKVSYAGDVSVRDLIATVEKTGYTAQEPSPPKEPGGDEPVDDELRTLRQRLTTAALLALPVVAMAMIPALQFEYWQWLSLTLAAPVVTYAAWPFHKAAFTNARHGAATMDTLISVGTLAAFGWSLWALFFGTAGTPGMKHPFELTVARGDGAGNIYLEAAAGVTAFILAGRYFEARSKRKAGAALRALLELGAKDVTVIGSDGRERTVPVGELKVGERFLVRPGEKIATDGTVVEGSSAVDASMLTGESVPVEVAQGDAVIGATVNAGGRLVVEATRVGADTQLARMARLVEDAQNGKAAAQRLADRISAVFVPIVIALALGTLGFWLGNGAGLTAAFTAAVAVLIIACPCALGLATPTALLVGTGRGAQLGILIKGPEVLESTRRVDTIVLDKTGTVTTGRMTLLAVHTAEGTNEAEVLRLAGALEHASEHPVARAVADGALEKLGSLPTPEDFANVPGLGVQGIVDGHAVLVGRERLLEEWAIALPGTLALVKAEAEASGRTAIAVAWDGEARAVLEVADAVKETSAEAITRLRALDLTPILLTGDNEAVARAVAREVGIAPEDVIAEVLPQDKVDVVKRLQGEGRSVAMVGDGVNDAAALAQADLGLAMGTGTDAAIEAGDLTLVRGDLRAAADAIRLARRTLGTIRSNLFWAFAYNVAALPLAAAGLLNPMLAGAAMAFSSVFVVGNSLRLRSFKAAN, from the coding sequence ATGACCACCACCGCGACCGGAGCCCCCTCCGAGGCCGCCTCTTCCGAGGTCGAGCTCGCCATCGGCGGCATGACCTGCGCCTCCTGCGCCGCCCGCATCGAGAAGAAGCTCAACCGCATGGACGGGGTCACCGCCACGGTCAACTACGCGACCGAGAAGGCGAAGGTCAGCTATGCCGGTGACGTCTCCGTGCGGGACCTGATAGCGACCGTCGAGAAGACCGGGTACACGGCACAGGAGCCGTCACCGCCGAAGGAACCCGGGGGCGACGAGCCGGTGGACGACGAACTGCGCACGCTGCGGCAGCGGTTGACCACCGCGGCACTGCTCGCCCTGCCCGTCGTCGCGATGGCGATGATTCCGGCCCTCCAGTTCGAGTACTGGCAGTGGCTGTCGCTCACGCTGGCGGCACCGGTCGTCACGTACGCCGCATGGCCCTTCCACAAGGCGGCGTTCACCAACGCGCGGCACGGCGCCGCGACCATGGACACGCTGATCTCGGTGGGCACGCTGGCCGCGTTCGGCTGGTCGCTGTGGGCGCTGTTCTTCGGGACGGCCGGCACACCGGGCATGAAGCACCCCTTCGAGCTGACGGTCGCCCGCGGTGACGGCGCCGGCAACATCTATCTGGAGGCCGCCGCCGGTGTCACCGCCTTCATCCTGGCCGGGCGGTACTTCGAGGCGCGCTCCAAGCGCAAGGCGGGTGCCGCCCTGCGGGCGCTGCTGGAGCTGGGCGCCAAGGACGTGACCGTGATCGGGTCCGACGGGCGTGAACGGACGGTGCCCGTGGGTGAGTTGAAGGTCGGCGAGCGGTTCCTGGTGCGGCCCGGCGAGAAGATCGCCACCGACGGGACGGTGGTCGAGGGCTCCTCGGCCGTGGACGCCTCGATGCTGACCGGCGAGTCCGTGCCGGTGGAGGTCGCCCAGGGGGACGCGGTCATCGGTGCCACGGTCAACGCCGGCGGACGGCTCGTCGTCGAGGCCACGCGGGTCGGCGCCGACACCCAACTCGCCCGTATGGCACGGCTGGTGGAGGACGCGCAGAACGGGAAGGCGGCGGCGCAGCGGCTCGCGGACCGGATCTCCGCGGTGTTCGTCCCGATCGTGATCGCCCTCGCGCTCGGCACCCTCGGTTTCTGGCTGGGCAACGGCGCCGGACTGACGGCCGCGTTCACCGCCGCGGTCGCCGTGCTGATCATCGCCTGCCCGTGCGCCCTGGGTCTCGCGACGCCGACCGCGCTGCTGGTCGGTACCGGGCGCGGCGCGCAGCTCGGCATCCTCATCAAGGGCCCTGAGGTCCTGGAGTCCACGCGCAGGGTCGACACGATCGTCCTCGACAAGACCGGCACGGTCACCACGGGCCGGATGACGCTGCTGGCCGTCCACACCGCCGAGGGCACGAACGAGGCCGAAGTCCTGCGCCTGGCGGGCGCGTTGGAACACGCCTCCGAGCATCCGGTCGCCCGCGCCGTGGCCGACGGGGCACTGGAGAAGCTCGGCTCGCTGCCGACACCCGAGGACTTCGCCAACGTCCCGGGACTGGGCGTGCAGGGGATCGTCGACGGGCACGCGGTGCTGGTGGGCCGGGAGCGGCTGCTCGAAGAGTGGGCGATCGCGCTTCCGGGGACACTGGCCCTGGTGAAGGCGGAGGCCGAGGCGTCCGGTCGTACGGCGATCGCGGTCGCCTGGGACGGCGAGGCACGGGCCGTGCTGGAGGTCGCTGACGCGGTCAAGGAGACCAGCGCCGAGGCGATCACCCGGCTGCGGGCGCTGGATCTGACGCCGATCCTGCTGACCGGCGACAACGAGGCGGTGGCGCGGGCCGTCGCCCGCGAGGTCGGCATCGCGCCCGAGGACGTCATCGCCGAGGTGCTGCCGCAGGACAAGGTCGATGTCGTCAAGCGCCTTCAGGGCGAGGGGCGTTCGGTGGCGATGGTCGGCGACGGCGTCAACGACGCGGCCGCACTGGCCCAGGCCGACCTCGGTCTCGCCATGGGGACGGGCACGGACGCCGCGATCGAGGCCGGTGACCTGACCCTCGTACGCGGAGACCTGCGCGCGGCGGCGGACGCCATCCGGCTGGCCCGGCGGACCCTCGGCACCATCCGGTCCAACCTGTTCTGGGCGTTCGCCTACAACGTGGCCGCCCTGCCGCTCGCCGCGGCCGGACTGCTCAACCCGATGCTCGCCGGGGCGGCCATGGCCTTCTCGTCGGTGTTCGTGGTGGGGAACTCGCTACGGCTGCGGTCGTTCAAGGCGGCGAACTGA